In a genomic window of Lycium ferocissimum isolate CSIRO_LF1 chromosome 9, AGI_CSIRO_Lferr_CH_V1, whole genome shotgun sequence:
- the LOC132030102 gene encoding plastidal glycolate/glycerate translocator 1, chloroplastic, with the protein MATASAVPRSLFLPNLHYSTTLSQIKLKSLQTPLRILSQESSLSSNGVPIKRNFVENSQSQEMGVKRNHSSRRFLVRSMGSDSSITSSGLSNKVFGTLHLLASLGLILAMDKLLKKAFVTAAIKFPSALFGMFCTFTVLMILDSIVPKAAAGLMNFFEPALLFIQRWLPLFYVPSLVVLPLAVKDIPAASGAKICFILVGGWLASLCVAGFTAISVRKMVKTEMIAAEPMSKPSPFSSLEVWTWGVIFLASFVGALYYPAALGTSARTCLPFLLSSTVLGYLVGSGLPSAIKKVFHPIICCAVSADLAAIAFGCLSKSGLDPVLGDYLTKAASNPGAGDILMGFLGSVIISFAFSMFKQRKLVKRHAAEIFTSVIISTLFSLYSTALIGRLIGLEPNLTISILPRCITVALALSIVSLFEGVNSSLTAAVVVLTGLVGANFVQAVLDKLGFNDPIARGIATASSAHGLGTAALSAKEPEALPFCAIAYALTGIFGSLICSVPAVRQSLLAIVG; encoded by the exons ATGGCAACAGCTTCAGCTGTTCCAAGAAGTTTATTTCTTCCCAATCTTCATTACTCAACAACTCTTTCTCAAATAAAGCTCAAATCTTTACAAACCCCACTTAGAATCCTTTCTCAAGAATCCAGTTTGAGCTCTAATGGTGTCCCTATTAAGAGAAATTTCGTCGAAAATTCGCAATCCCAAGAAATGGGTGTCAAGAGAAATCACTCTAGTAGAAGGTTTCTTGTTAGATCCATGGGATCAGACAGTAGTATTACCTCCTCAGGGTTATCAAACAAG GTGTTTGGAACATTGCATTTATTAGCATCACTTGGACTCATACTGGCTATGGATAAGTTGTTAAAGAAAGCATTTGTGACTGCTGCTATTAAGTTCCCAAGTGCTCTATTTGGAATGTTTTGTACATTTACTGTTCTAATGATTCTTGATTCCATTGTTCCTAAGGCTGCAGCAGGATTGATGAACTTTTTTGAGCCTGCACTTTTGTTTATCCAGAGATGGCTTCCTTTGTTTTATGTACCTTCTTTGGTTGTTCTCCCTCTTGCTGTCAAGGATATTCCTGCAGCTTCTGGGGCCAAGATATGTTTCATACTAG TTGGAGGCTGGTTGGCTTCTCTTTGTGTTGCAGGTTTCACAGCTATATCTGTGAGGAAAATGGTAAAGACCGAGATGATAGCTGCTGAGCCCATGTCAAAGCCttctcccttttcttctttggaGGTGTGGACTTGGGGTGTGATCTTTTTGGCGTCATTTGTTGGTGCACTTTACTATCCAGCAGCATTGGGAACAAGTGCTAGAACATGCCTACCCTTTCTACTTTCATCTACTGTATTAGGCTACCTAGTTGGATCAGG GCTTCCGTCGGCTATAAAGAAGGTTTTCCATCCAATTATCTGCTGTGCAGTCTCTGCAGATCTTGCAGCAATTGCTTTTGGGTGCCTTTCAAAGTCTGGACTTGATCCAGTTCTTG GGGATTATCTTACGAAGGCCGCATCTAATCCTGGAGCAGGTGACATTCTGATGGGATTTTTGGGATCAGTCATCATCTCCTTTGCCTTTTCAATGTTCAAGCAGAGAAAG CTTGTTAAACGGCATGCTGCTGAGATTTTCACCTCTGTCATTATATCCACGCTATTTTCACTATATTCAACTGCTCTCATTGGACGGCTGATTGGGTTGGAGCCAAATTTAACTATATCAATCCTACCACGATGCATAACTGTCGCACTAGCTCTCAGCATTGTTTCTCTCTTTGAAG GCGTGAATTCATCTCTAACAGCAGCTGTCGTTGTACTAACTGGTCTGGTGGGAGCAAATTTTGTTCAAGCAGTGCTGGATAAACTTGGGTTCAATGATCCTATTGCTCGAGGAATTGCAACTGCATCAAG TGCTCATGGGCTCGGAACAGCAGCTTTGTCAGCAAAGGAACCTGAAGCTCTTCCATTCTGCGCTATAGCATATGCCCTGACTGGTATATTTGGCTCTCTTATATGCTCCGTTCCAGCAGTACGACAGAGCCTACTGGCAATTGTCGGCTAA
- the LOC132030103 gene encoding premnaspirodiene oxygenase-like translates to MEILLFHFNLIPMLLFFFLLFIVVRKRKNMITNGNQRLLPPGPWKLPLIGSLHHLIGELPHHALRNLARKYGPLMHLQLGEVHAVVVSSPHLAKQFLKVHDHSFAARPELMASDIIFYRQKDIVFAKYGDYWKHMRKICISELLSAKMVKSFSLIRQDEVHNLVTSIRSTPNAVVNMTEKALRLTSSVICRSAFGKIWEDRDNLLLIMSDVVSLSGGFDVADLFPSWILLHEISGMRNRLMSMHQKIDVILENIINEHKDNQANGKKGNGEFGGEDLIDVLLRVMENLKHQYPMTNDNIKAVILDMFFGGTETSSAMIQWAFSELMKNPNVMAKAQEEVRKTCKGKKDLDDNDLEELKYLKLVIKETLRLHPASPLLGLRECRKETEIDGYTIPLKATVIVNGWTIGRDPESWDDPENFVPERFENSSVDFNGNHFQLIPFGAGSRMCPGMHFGLASVVYPLAQLLYHFDWDLPYGLQPDDLDMTETCGISASRKNHLHLIAIPHDLSQH, encoded by the exons ATGGAGATTCTGCTCTTTCATTTCAACTTAATTCCTATGttgcttttcttctttcttctctttattGTTGTTAGAAAACGGAAAAATATGATAACTAATGGTAATCAAAGATTATTACCACCAGGTCCATGGAAATTGCCTCTTATTGGAAGTTTGCATCACCTTATTGGAGAACTTCCACATCATGCTCTTAGAAATTTAGCTAGAAAATATGGGCCACTGATGCACTTGCAGCTAGGTGAAGTTCATGCAGTTGTTGTATCATCTCCCCATTTGGCAAAACAATTTCTAAAAGTTCATGACCATTCTTTTGCAGCAAGGCCAGAGCTTATGGCCTCTGATATAATCTTTTATCGTCAAAAAGACATTGTATTTGCAAAATATGGTGATTACTGGAAACATATGCGCAAAATATGCATTTCAGAGTTACTCAGTGCAAAGATGGTCAAGTCATTTAGTTTAATTCGACAAGATGAGGTTCATAATCTCGTTACATCAATACGTTCCACGCCAAATGCTGTGGTTAACATGACTGAAAAGGCTCTTCGACTTACCAGCTCGGTGATTTGTAGATCAGCTTTTGGGAAAATATGGGAAGATAGAGATAATTTGTTACTGATTATGAGTGACGTAGTATCCTTATCAGGTGGGTTTGATGTGGCCGATCTCTTTCCTTCGTGGATATTACTTCATGAAATCAGCGGAATGAGAAACAGATTGATGAGTATGCATCAAAAGATTGATGTAATATTGGAGAACATTATTAATGAACATAAAGATAATCAAGCAAATGGGAAGAAGGGCAATGGTGAGTTTGGAGGTGAAGATCTGATCGATGTTTTACTCAGAGTTATGGAGAATCTCAAACATCAGTATCCAATGACAAATGACAATATCAAAGCAGTCATTCTT GACATGTTCTTCGGGGGAACAGAAACTTCATCTGCGATGATACAATGGGCGTTCTCAGAATTAATGAAGAATCCAAATGTCATGGCCAAAGCACAAGAGGAAGTGAGAAAGACCTGTAAAGGGAAGAAAGATTTGGATGACAATGATCTCGAAGAGTTGAAGTATCTGAAGTTAGTGATTAAAGAAACACTACGGTTACACCCTGCATCTCCTCTTTTAGGCCTTAGAGAATGCAGGAAGGAAACAGAAATTGATGGATACACTATCCCTCTTAAAGCCACAGTAATAGTTAATGGTTGGACCATTGGAAGAGATCCTGAAAGTTGGGACGACCCTGAAAATTTCGTGCCAGAAAGATTTGAAAACAGTTCTGTGGATTTTAATGGAAATCATTTTCAACTTATTCCATTTGGCGCAGGAAGCAGGATGTGTCCAGGAATGCATTTTGGTTTGGCTAGTGTTGTGTATCCACTAGCACAGTTGCTTTACCACTTCGATTGGGACCTTCCTTATGGACTACAACCTGATGATCTGGATATGACTGAAACATGTGGAATATCTGCATCTAGGAAAAATCATCTTCACTTGATTGCCATTCCACATGATTTGTCACAACATTGA
- the LOC132030100 gene encoding CSC1-like protein At1g32090, which yields MATLSDIGVSAFINILGAFAFLLAFALLRIQPINDRVYFPKWYICGKRSAPRHVGNFVGKFVNLNFKTYLTFLNWMPEAMKMSEANIIEHAGLDSAVFLRTYTLGLKIFVPTAIVALLVLIPVNVSDGTLFFLRKDLVVSDIDKLSISNIKPKSWKFFVHIAMEYLFTFWTCFMLYKEYDRVAAMRLKFLASQDKCAEQFTVLVRNVPHESKRSITDSVENFFKKNHPDHYLCHQAVYNANKFAKLVRKRARLQNWLDYNQLKFERNPEKRPTKKKGFLGLWGEKVDSIDYYKQQLNEFDRRLTMERERILKDSKYIMPAAFVSFNSRCGAAVCAQTQQSKNPTLWLTHWAPEPRDVYWNNLSISFFSLSLRKLLISVAVFALVFFYMIPIAFVQSLANLEGLEKVAPFLRPLIEWKVIKSFLQGFLPGLALKIFLFILPAILMFMSKIEGHVALSVLERRTAAKYYYFMLVNVFLGSIVAGTAFQQLHAFLHESATQIPRNIGVSIPMKATFFITYIMVDGWAGIAGEILRLKPLVIFHLKNMFLVKTERDVERAMYPGSVDFPETLPSLQLYFLLGIVYAVVTPILLPFILVFFAFAYLVYRHQVINVYNQRYESCAAFWPHVHGRIIASLVISQLLLMGLLSTKKAAKSTPFLVVLPLLTLTFHKYCKSRFEPAFRKYPVEEAMEKDSQDRTSESDANLKAYLADAYLHPIFRSFEEVELEEVKVDKKLPPKSPSPPLSELSSPSPTHGAKHREEDEPSGTSQTSHNLHHYEVGQPGDLFHYEYEQTSHVYHYDFESQYQHNGYHY from the exons ATGGCAACTCTTAGTGATATTGGGGTGTCAGCATTTATAAACATTCTTGGTGCTTTTGCATTCTTGTTAGCTTTTGCTTTGCTTAGAATTCAACCAATTAATGACAGGGTTTATTTTCCCAAATGGTACATTTGTGGAAAAAGAAGTGCTCCAAGACATGTTGGTAATTTTGTTGGGAAATTTGTTAATCTTAATTTCAAGACTtatcttactttccttaactGGATGCCAGAAGCTATGAAAATGAGTgaagctaatattattgaaCATGCTGGTCTTGATTCTGCTGTTTTCTTGAGGACATACACTCTTGG CTTAAAGATTTTTGTGCCAACTGCAATTGTGGCACTTCTGGTTCTTATTCCAGTTAACGTGTCAGATGGGACATTGTTTTTCCTCAGAAAAGATTTGGTCGTCAGTGATATCGATAAGCTCTCTATATCCAATATTAAGCCCAAATCCTGGAA GTTCTTTGTCCACATAGCAATGGAATACTTATTCACGTTTTGGACCTGTTTTATGCTGTACAAGGAATATGATAGAGTAGCTGCAATGAGATTAAAATTTTTGGCTTCACAAGACAAGTGTGCCGAACAGTTCACG GTTCTGGTTAGGAATGTTCCTCATGAATCTAAACGCTCAATAACAGATAGTGTtgaaaatttctttaaaaagaaCCATCCAGACCACTATCTTTGTCACCAG GCTGTCTACAATGCCAACAAGTTTGCCAAACTTGTCAGAAAAAGGGCTAGGCTTCAAAATTGGCTGGATTACAACCAGCTTAAGTTTGAAAGAAATCCAGAAAAGAGGCCAACAAAAAAG AAAGGCTTCCTTGGACTTTGGGGCGAGAAAGTTGATTCCATTGACTACTACAAACAGCAGCTTAATGAGTTCGATAGAAGA TTGACAATGGAACGTGAAAGGATTCTCAAGGACTCAAAATATATAATGCCTGCTGCCTTTGTATCGTTTAATTCAAGATGTGGGGCAGCTGTTTGTGCACAGACACAGCAAAGCAAGAACCCCACATTGTGGCTGACTCATTGGGCCCCTGAACCACGAGATGTATATTGGAACAATCTGTCcatatcttttttttctctcagcCTCCGCAAGCTTTTGATTTCTGTGGCAGTGTTTGCTTTGGTATTCTTTTACATGATTCCTATTGCCTTCGTGCAATCGTTGGCTAATCTGGAAGGTTTAGAAAAGGTTGCACCTTTTCTCAGGCCACTGATTGAATG GAAGGTTATCAAGTCATTTCTACAGGGTTTTCTTCCTGGTTTAGCTCTTAAAATCTTCTTGTTTATTCTTCCTGCCATTCTGATGTTTATGTCAAAGATTGAGGGACATGTGGCGTTGTCAGTGCTTGAGAGGAGAACAGCAGCAAAATACTATTATTTTATGTTGGTCAATGTATTCCTGGGGAGCATAGTAGCAGGGACAGCTTTCCAGCAACTTCATGCATTCCTTCACGAATCAGCTACTCA GATCCCGAGAAATATAGGGGTATCTATACCGATGAAAGCGACTTTCTTTATCACATATATAATGGTTGATGGTTGGGCTGGTATCGCTGGTGAAATTCTCAGATTGAAACCTCTGGTTATTTTTCATCTTAAGAACATGTTCCTTGTGAAAACGGAAAGGGACGTGGAGAGAGCAATGTACCCTGGGAGCGTAGATTTTCCCGAGACACTTCCGAGCCTTCAACTATACTTTCTTCTGGGAATAGTATATGCTGTGGTTACTCCAATCCTTCTTCCTTTCATACTGGTCTTCTTTGCCTTTGCTTATCTTGTTTATCGCCATCAG GTAATCAATGTGTACAACCAAAGGTATGAAAGTTGTGCTGCTTTTTGGCCCCATGTTCATGGGCGCATAATAGCAAGTTTAGTGATATCTCAACTACTTCTGATGGGCCTATTGAGCACAAAAAAAGCTGCAAAGTCTACTCCTTTCCTCGTGGTGTTACCTCTTTTAACTTTAACGTTCCACAAGTACTGCAAGAGTCGATTTGAACCTGCATTCAGGAAGTATCCGGTCGAG GAAGCGATGGAAAAGGACTCGCAAGACCGAACTTCTGAATCTGATGCCAACTTGAAAGCATACTTGGCGGACGCATATCTACATCCTATTTTCCGCTCATTTGAAGAGGTTGAATTGGAGGAAGTTAAAGTCGACAAAAAGCTGCCTCCTAAAAGCCCTAGCCCCCCGCTGAGCGAACTGAGTTCTCCATCTCCAACTCATGGTGCCAAACATCGTGAAGAAGACGAGCCATCTGGGACGTCTCAAACATCTCATAATCTCCATCACTATGAAGTTGGACAACCAGGGGACTTGTTTCACTATGAATATGAACAAACGAGTCACGTATATCACTACGATTTCGAGTCACAATATCAGCATAACGGATATCATTATTGA
- the LOC132030101 gene encoding 4-coumarate--CoA ligase-like 6: protein MATFLKTHGNGKVEKNPSKTHYQNGKSFPFWYDVETGIYSSKYPSIKLPENPFLDVVSFIFSHKHGEVKALVDSISGISISYSELYPMVKSMANGLHQRGVKQGDVVLILLPNSIYFPVILLSVLSLGAIVTTMNPFSSLFEIKKQALDCGVTLAFTTNDKVDKLSTLGVSVIGVPEILVFSSNYCESSDFYELISRDPNWDFKPKISQQDTAAILYSSGTTGAGKGVILTHGNFIAMMELFVRFEASQYEYLSIENVYLAVVPMFHVYGLSLFVMGLLSLGTTVVVIRKFNADEMVKAIEKYGVTHFPTVPPLLMALTRRAKDGASSSMKSLKQVSCGAAPVSTKSIEDFVRTLPDVDFIQGYGMTESTAIATRGYNTEKLHNYSSVGLLAPNMQAKVVDWITGSTLPPNCMGELWLFGPGLMKGYLNNVEATKSTIDGNGWLHTGDIAYFDEEGYLYVIDRLKEIIKYKGFQIAPADLEAVLVSHPDIIDAAVTGARDEEAGEIPVAFVVKRDGRELSQADVIDFVSKQVAPYKKIRRVYFRASIPRSAAGKILRKELRNLLTSKL, encoded by the exons ATGGCAACATTCTTGAAAACCCATGGCAATGGTAAAGTTGAGAAAAACCCTTCTAAAACCCATTACCAAAATGGGAAATCATTTCCCTTTTGGTACGATGTTGAAACAGGTATATATAGCAGTAAATACCCTTCTATAAAATTGCCTGAAAACCCTTTTCTTGATGttgtttcctttattttttctcaCAAACATGGTGAGGTTAAAGCTCTTGTTGATTCCATTTCTGGCATTTCAATTTCCTATTCAGAGCTTTATCCTATGGTTAAGTCTATGGCTAATGGTCTTCATCAAAGGGGTGTTAAACAAGGTGATGTAGTGTTAATTCTCTTACCAAATTCCATTTATTTCcctgttattttgttgagtgtTTTGAGTCTTGGTGCAATTGTAACTACTATGAATCCTTTTAGTAGTTTGTTTGAGATCAAGAAACAAGCTCTTGATTGTGGTGTAACGCTAGCATTTACTACTAATGATAAAGTTGATAAATTGTCCACATTAGGTGTTAGTGTCATAGGGGTGCCAGAAATTTTGGTTTTTAGTTCAAATTATTGTGAAAGTTCTGATTTTTATGAGCTGATTTCGCGTGATCCTAATTGGGATTTTAAGCCTAAAATAAGTCAGCAAGATACAGCAGCAATTTTGTATTCGTCGGGTACTACTGGTGCAGGAAAAGGTGTTATCTTGACTCATGGGAACTTCATAGCCATGATGGAACTTTTTGTGAGGTTTGAAGCTTCACAATATGAATATTTGAGTATTGAGAATGTGTATTTGGCTGTTGTACCGATGTTTCATGTGTATGGACTTTCTCTCTTTGTGATGGGATTGTTGTCGTTGGGAACTACCGTTGTTGTGATCAGAAAATTTAATGCTGATGAGATGGTGAAAGCTATTGAAAAATATGGTGTCACTCACTTCCCCACTGTCCCACCATTATTAATGGCGTTGACTAGAAGAGCAAAGGATGGTGCTTCAAGCAGTATGAAGAGCTTGAAACAGGTTTCGTGTGGGGCAGCTCCAGTAAGCACGAAATCCATTGAAGACTTTGTACGCACTCTCCCCGATGTTGATTTCATTCAG GGATATGGCATGACTGAGTCAACTGCTATTGCAACACGTGGTTACAATACTGAAAAGCTCCATAATTATTCTTCGGTAGGGCTTCTAGCTCCAAACATGCAAGCTAAAGTAGTGGATTGGATCACCGGTTCAACCTTACCTCCCAACTGCATGGGCGAGCTCTGGCTTTTTGGACCTGGTTTAATGAAAG GTTACTTGAATAACGTAGAGGCTACCAAGTCTACGATTGATGGCAATGGTTGGCTCCATACTGGTGATATTGCGTATTTTGATGAAGAAGGATATCTATATGTCATTGACCGTTTGAAAGAGATTATCAAATATAAGGGCTTTCAG ATAGCTCCTGCTGATTTAGAAGCTGTATTAGTCTCACACCCAGATATCATTGATGCTGCAGTAACAGG AGCCAGAGATGAGGAAGCTGGAGAAATTCCAGTTGCATTTGTCGTCAAGAGAGATGGGCGTGAACTTTCCCAAGCAGATGTGATAGACTTTGTTTCTAAGCAG GTTGCACCATACAAGaagattagaagggtttacttCAGAGCTTCGATACCCAGGTCTGCAGCCGGAAAGATTCTTAGAAAGGAGTTAAGGAACTTATTAACGTCCAAATTGTAG